CTTAAAAAAATGATCGTAGCTTCAAAAGCAAAAGGGGTGATGGTATTGTCTGGAGACCGGCATATTTCTGAATTTTCGAAAACCAATGTGGAAGGTTTAGCGTATCCCTTAATAGATTTTACCAGTAGCGGACTTACCCATACCTACACCTCATATACAGGCGAGCCCAACCCATATCGAGTAGGTGAGGTGGTGTCTATAGTTAGTTTTGGAACCTTAAGTTTTGATTTTGAGAAACAGCAGGTCTTATGTACAATGATAGGCGATGATGGTCAAGTATTGGGAACTTTCGAGCAGTATTACAATGCTAAACGCTAAACGCCTAGCGCCAATCACAAAGCGCAAAGAAAAATTGAATGGCGCAAAGCGGACAGCGGACAGCGGTTTGCGAAAAGAGCAGAGCGCTTTTTAAGCAAAGACTTGCTAATTATATGAAAAGTAGTACTTTTGCACAAAATTTAAAAAAAGATGACAACAAATAGAACATTTACAATGCTTAAGCCTGATGCTGTTGAGAACGGACATATTGGTGCTATTTTAGATAAAATCAACGCTGCAGGGTTTAAAATTGTAGCTATGAAATATACACAGTTAAGCACTAGAGATGCTCAAGCCTTTTATGCTGTTCATAGTGCGCGTCCTTTTTATGGGGAATTGGTAGAATTTATGTCTAGAGGACCAATTGTTGCGGCTATTTTAGAAAAAGACAATGCGGTAGATGACTTTAGAGCTTTAATTGGCGCTACGAATCCGGCAGAAGCCGCTGAGGGTACTATCCGTAAAATGTTTGCCACTTCATTAGGAGAAAATGCAGTACACGGCTCTGATAGTGACGAAAATGCAGCTATCGAAGGTGCTTTTCACTTTTCAGGAAGAGAGATTTTCTAAGGAAATTTTTATACAAATTAAAAGGCTACCTAGAAATGGGTGGCCTTTTTTTATTCTAAAACCATTACAAACTCGCCAATTATTTTCATTTCGTTTATATTATCTTCAGTTAGAACAATATCCTTAAAATTTTTATCATAAGAATTAGGCTTTAATACAATAGAATCATGCTGCCAACCCTCTTCTGTGACAGTCTTTTCACTTGAATAAGTTTTAACAGTAAATGCTGAATTAAAATCTGGGTCAAGCGAATCTCGGTTTTCAATTAGTAAAATTTTTCCACTACGTGAACCTACTACATTTTTTCTGAATATACATATTGAATTATTTGGAATCGTTTTATTCATTGATTCACCAATTACTCGACAAGCAAAATAATCATCTCTTGCGTATCTTTCAGGAACTGAGGTTAAGTTATATTCCTTTTCATCTTGCATTTCACTAAAACTTCCGGCTGCGGCGTAAAAATCGAATAAAGGAATTGAGAATTCTGATGATTCCAGTTCCTTTTCAATTAATTGGATTTCTGTTTTTGTGTTTTTTTGAGGAGCCTCCTTCTTATTTATAGCAGTTATGTAATTGTATAAATCATCCTTTACTGGTTGTTCCAATTGAAATTTAAAGTGAACAACAGGTTGTCCAGAATCAGGCATTTTTTCTTGTAGGATAGAGTCTTTTATTATTGAAGCGTCTCCCATGAAATAAAAATCAGTTCCTTCTGCATCTTCTTTTTTTACAAATAATAATATACGTTTTGAATTAATTACATTTTTTATTTCTTGACTAGAAAGTTTTCTATTTGACCTTGATTCCCAAGCAAAAACAGAAGGAGAAACAAAATAATCGTTATACTTTATAGTATCTTCAATGTGGTCAGATTTATGATAAGTAACAAAGCAAGGAGTAATTTCATTTCTTGTTCGGTATCCATAAACAGTACTACTGATATCATTTTCCCAGTTTAATAACCTGCAAACATCTTTACGACTATATTTATTGAAAAGTAGAAGCCCTCCTTTATAAGAATCTAAAGAAAATTTTTTGTTGAAAGTATAAATTGAGTAGTCTACTGAATCGATAAGAAATTCTTTAAACGTCTCGTTAGACAGTATTTTTATAAATTCATTTTGAAATTTAAGTGTATTTTTTTCTTGAAAAATAACTTTTTCTTCCTTTTTTATAAAGCTAAAATTAATATTAAAAATACAGGATTTTATAGTTTCTGGACTTGGGTTATAATGATATTTATTAAATATTATTTCATTTAGTTTTGAAATACTTAGTTCATGATTTTCAAGTAATTCTTTTAAAATTAAACTCTCTTCAATTCTTTTCGAATTGTTTATCTCTTTTGAGAAAAGTTCTAATAATTCAGAACGTTTTTTGTCTAAAAATTTTTCAAATGATGAATCAACTTTTTTAATGAAATTAAAGTATGACTTTGAATATTCTATGAAAGTGAATGGTTCTCTAGCTTCATTTTTCACAAAATCCATCATCATTGGAGTTCGTCCAATTCTACTTTTTAAATTATTGTAATCTATTTTTAAATCAGCAAGTAACTGCATATTGGTAGAATCGATTGATTCATAAATTCTTTCCTTGGTGATTTCGTCGAAATTGATAGTTGATTCTCCTGGAATCATACTACTGCCTTCAGAAATTAATTTTCTTATTTTATCTTTATTGTAGGAAGTGTCACCATATAAAGCTATTGGGATTAAATAATTGTTTTTATAATTACCAATAAAATCAATTGCCGTCAAATAATATTTATTTTCTGTTATTCTTAATCCTCTTCCTAATTGCTG
The sequence above is drawn from the Cellulophaga sp. Hel_I_12 genome and encodes:
- a CDS encoding nucleoside-diphosphate kinase; its protein translation is MTTNRTFTMLKPDAVENGHIGAILDKINAAGFKIVAMKYTQLSTRDAQAFYAVHSARPFYGELVEFMSRGPIVAAILEKDNAVDDFRALIGATNPAEAAEGTIRKMFATSLGENAVHGSDSDENAAIEGAFHFSGREIF
- a CDS encoding DUF3427 domain-containing protein; the protein is MNKVFNDSFKNSLLTGFIDKSLDSEALYQPELLVNRKIPIKKVLSTIKKELETCESFYISVAFVTTSGVAALINTFKILDDNGIQGKILVSQYLNFTQPEALKRLSQFKNIELKIITKENSHSKGYIFKHSDYYNLVIGSSNLTSSALSINKEWNMKVSARNSSSIVDKVITEFQDDFEIGQIVNETYIEKYKEIYNKQFLVYKKSEEELSKELNFEITPNSMQIEALENLKKLRQEVKNKALIISATGTGKTYLAAFDAKAFNPKKLLFVVHRLNISKKAMETFQTIFGETKTMGLYSGQLRDLDKDFVFSTVQTISKASHLNQFEKDYFDYIIIDESHRSGADSYIRLIEYFKPRFLLGMTATPDRTDDKDIYRLFDYNIAYEIRLHKAMEENMLIPFHYYGVTDLSVNNEILEKESDFRLLTADERVSKIISKIEFYGSDNGITRGLIFCSLKNEAKELSEKFNLRGYKTVALTGDSLEDERSDAIDLLESDDLSIKLDYIFAVDIFNEGIDIPKINQIVMIRPTLSAIIFIQQLGRGLRITENKYYLTAIDFIGNYKNNYLIPIALYGDTSYNKDKIRKLISEGSSMIPGESTINFDEITKERIYESIDSTNMQLLADLKIDYNNLKSRIGRTPMMMDFVKNEAREPFTFIEYSKSYFNFIKKVDSSFEKFLDKKRSELLELFSKEINNSKRIEESLILKELLENHELSISKLNEIIFNKYHYNPSPETIKSCIFNINFSFIKKEEKVIFQEKNTLKFQNEFIKILSNETFKEFLIDSVDYSIYTFNKKFSLDSYKGGLLLFNKYSRKDVCRLLNWENDISSTVYGYRTRNEITPCFVTYHKSDHIEDTIKYNDYFVSPSVFAWESRSNRKLSSQEIKNVINSKRILLFVKKEDAEGTDFYFMGDASIIKDSILQEKMPDSGQPVVHFKFQLEQPVKDDLYNYITAINKKEAPQKNTKTEIQLIEKELESSEFSIPLFDFYAAAGSFSEMQDEKEYNLTSVPERYARDDYFACRVIGESMNKTIPNNSICIFRKNVVGSRSGKILLIENRDSLDPDFNSAFTVKTYSSEKTVTEEGWQHDSIVLKPNSYDKNFKDIVLTEDNINEMKIIGEFVMVLE